CTTCTTCTACTTTTCCTACTAAGTCGGCTCCAACATCAGCGGCTTTTGTGTATATTCCACCACCAACTCTTGCAAAAAGTGCTACAAAAGAAGCACCAAATCCAAAGCAAAATAATATGTTTGAGGACATTTCATTTATCACACTTCCCTCTATTAGAAATATTGAAGTAATGCCTAAAAGTCCAAAACCAACTACACTAAGACCCATAACAGATCCAGATGAAAATGCTATTTTTAGAGCATGACCTATATTTGTCTGGCAAGCAACTGCTGTTCTTGAGTTTGCTTTTGTTGCTATTCTCATTCCTATATTTCCAGCTAAAGCAGAAGTAAAAGATCCAATTATAAATGCAAGTCCAACCTGCCATTTATTCATTCCTATGCTAAGTAATATTGCTATAATAATAATAAATACTATTAGTACTTTATATTCTTTTTTTAAAAACGTCATTGAACCATGATATATAGCTTGTGCTATTTCTTTTACATTTTCATTTCCCTGATCTTTTTTTATTATTATGTAGCTTGTTATTAGGGTATAAATTATTGCCACAAAGGCTGTTGATAATGCAAAAATCAATGATAAGGTCATAATTTTTGATATTATTAATTTTTATATATTTTTATTCTTCTGTTTCACTTACCTCTTCCTCTGGTTTTTCCGATTTATTTTCTTTTATTTTAGGTTCTTCTTTTGTAAAATCTTCAGTTCCCTCAATATCTATTTTCCACCCGGTAAGTTTACTTGCTAATTTTACATTTTGTCCATCCCTACCTATTGCAAGTGACAATTGATCTTCTTCAACTTTTACTATAGCACTTTGTTCTTCTTTATTAAGTTCTAAATTTATTATTTTTGCCGGAGATAATGCATTTTTTATAAATGTTGATGGATCTTTGCTCCATTCTATAATATCTATTTTTTCTCCACCGAGTTCGTTTATAATTGTTTGTACTCTTGATCCTTTTTGTCCAACACATGAACCTATTGGATCTATATTTGTTTGATTACTTGATACAGCAATTTTTGTTCTTGATCCAGCATCTCTAGCAATGGATTCAATTTGCACTATTCCATTTGCTATTTCTGGTACTTCAAGTGTAAATATTTTGTTTATTACTTCTGGGTGTGCACGAGACACTACTATTTTTGGACCCTTGTTTGTTTCTTCTACTTTTAATATTAGAACTCTAAGTCGTGATCCTGGCATATAATTATCAGTCCTTACTTGTTCCTCTGGTGGTATCACGCCAAGGACTTTGTTTAAATCTACTACAACGTTTGAGCCTTCCCTTCTTTGTATTATGGTATTTACTACCTCACCTTCCCTTCCCTTGAATTCATTAAATATGGTTGTTCTTTCTGCTTCTCTTATTCTTTGAATTATTACTTGTTTTGCTGTTTGTGCAGCTATTCTACCAAAATCCGTAGGTGTTTCTAGGGTTATTTTTATTTCATCATCTATTTTTGCTTTTTTTTGTATTGTTTTTGCCTCACTTATCATTATTTCTGTCTTTGGATTGAATCTATGAAAATCTTCTGGCATTGGCTCATCTTCGCCGATTTTTTCTCTTATTTCGAGATATTCTTCCGCTTCTTTTTCTAAGTCTTTATCTTCTACAACAGTTTTTATATCATATACGCTAATATCT
This is a stretch of genomic DNA from Patescibacteria group bacterium. It encodes these proteins:
- the nusA gene encoding transcription termination factor NusA; the protein is MFSNIEEIKQAIQNICDEKNISIESVLESIEAALAAAYRKDFGNKNQNVKISFDINTGDISVYDIKTVVEDKDLEKEAEEYLEIREKIGEDEPMPEDFHRFNPKTEIMISEAKTIQKKAKIDDEIKITLETPTDFGRIAAQTAKQVIIQRIREAERTTIFNEFKGREGEVVNTIIQRREGSNVVVDLNKVLGVIPPEEQVRTDNYMPGSRLRVLILKVEETNKGPKIVVSRAHPEVINKIFTLEVPEIANGIVQIESIARDAGSRTKIAVSSNQTNIDPIGSCVGQKGSRVQTIINELGGEKIDIIEWSKDPSTFIKNALSPAKIINLELNKEEQSAIVKVEEDQLSLAIGRDGQNVKLASKLTGWKIDIEGTEDFTKEEPKIKENKSEKPEEEVSETEE